The DNA segment CCCCGGGTCGCCCTCGCCATGGCAGCGGTCGGCAACTTCGTCGGCGCGCACCTCGGCGGTGAGGTCGCCAAGACCGTCGGCGAAGGACTGGTCACGCTGCCGGTCGGGGTGGAGAGCCTCGGCGTCGTGTTCGCCGGCGTGCTCGGCGCGATCACCTGGAACCTGATCACCTGGTACTTCGGCCTGCCGTCCAGCTCGTCGCACGCGCTCTTCGGCGGCCTGGTCGGCGCCACCATGCTCGCGTCGTTCGGCTCGGTACAGTGGGGCAACATCGTGAACAAGGTCCTCATCCCGATGGTCCTGTCCCCGGTGGTCGGCCTGATCCTCGGCTTCCTCATGATGGTCGCGATCATGTGGATCTTCCGTCGTGGACACCCCGGGAAGCTGAACCGCGGCTTCCGGCTCGCCCAGACGTTCTCCGCGGCCGCGATGTCGGTCGGGCACGGCATGCAGGACGCCGCCAAGACGATGGGCATCGTGGTGCTGGCCCTCTACACCGGCGGGTACCAGAGCTCCCCGACACACATCCCCGAATGGGTGTACTGGGCGTCGGCCACGATGCTCGCGGCCGGCACCTACGCGGGCGGCTGGCGGATCATCCGGACTCTCGGCCGGAAGATCATCGACCTGGGACCGGCGGAGGGTTTCGCCGCCGAGACCGTCGCCAGCTCGGTCCTGTTCTTCAACGCCCAGGTCCTGCACGCGCCGATCTCGACCACCCACACGATCACCTCCGCGATCATGGGTGTCGGCGCGACGAAGCGGCTCAGCGCGGTGCGG comes from the Actinoplanes sp. OR16 genome and includes:
- a CDS encoding inorganic phosphate transporter, producing MDPELIAVVAVILAAMAFDYTNGFHDAANAIATSVSTRALTPRVALAMAAVGNFVGAHLGGEVAKTVGEGLVTLPVGVESLGVVFAGVLGAITWNLITWYFGLPSSSSHALFGGLVGATMLASFGSVQWGNIVNKVLIPMVLSPVVGLILGFLMMVAIMWIFRRGHPGKLNRGFRLAQTFSAAAMSVGHGMQDAAKTMGIVVLALYTGGYQSSPTHIPEWVYWASATMLAAGTYAGGWRIIRTLGRKIIDLGPAEGFAAETVASSVLFFNAQVLHAPISTTHTITSAIMGVGATKRLSAVRWNVAGNIVIAWVTTFPAAALIACLIYVIVRPLF